CGGAGGCGCCCCGTTCACGCGCCGGACGGCGTGAACGGGGCGCGGGGCGGTGGTGCGCCTGCGCTGCTGCCGCGTCTACCCGCGTTCCCACAGCGCGGGGACGTGCGGCGGCTCCCAGCCCGTCAGGGACTGGTGTGCCTGCCGGCAGCGGTAGGCGACCCCGCCGTAGGTGACGCGGTCTCCCGCGCGGTAGGAGGTTCCGGGCGTCCAGGTGCCGCCCGGCGGATCGGTGGGCGGGCTCGTGGGCGGATCGCTCGGGCCGGGTGTCTGGGCGACGTCCAGCACGAAGTCGAAGGTGCCCTGGCGCCCGTTGCCCACGCTGCGGACGTTCATCAGCAGCCTCGGGTCGAACAGGGCGTCGGTGTTGTTGCGCGGCTCACCCGGGAAGTAGAGCTGCGTGGTGAGGATGCGGCCCCCGGGGGCCTGGGCCTTCACATGGATGTGGCGGGTGCGCCCCGGGTAGAGGCCCGGGACGATCGTGGTGAGGCTGAACGCCCCGTCGGCACCGGTGAACTGGTGCCCCCGGAAGCCGTACTGGGCCATGTCGTACGACCCGTTGGTGTCGGCCTGCCAGAAGTCCAGGAGCGCCCCGGAGACGGGGCGGCAGGCCCGCCCGAAGACGTAACCGCTCACGGTGAGCGGTACGCCCGGGGTGCCCGGCGTCACCAGGCTGGTGCGCCGCGGGGAGTCGGGCTTGAAGTACGGGCCCTCCATCTGCGGCGGTGTCGGGTCGTCGCCGTCGTCGCACTGCGGGGTGGGGGCCGGCAGAGCGCCCCCGTCCGACGGTGCGGCGTCCCGGGCGAGCGCGACGCCTCCTCCGGCGAGCAGAGGAGCCGCGCTCGCGACGATCGCGGCCTTCAGGAGGCCTTTGCGGCTGATCCGCCGCGGGTCGGCCGACGCCGTGTCAGAGGTGGTCGCCTCTTCGGAGGCGTTCGGCTCGTGGGGGGTTGCGTTGTCCTTTTGTGGGGTCATGACAGATTCCTCGGAGTCCTCGGTGCGGGGAGGCGGAGAGGTTCAGGAGGTTCGGTGACGCCGGGCCGGTCAGGTGGAGGCCGCCGGGTGGCGGTCAGACGCGCTGCCAGAGGGCCGGGACGGCGGCCGGGGTCCAGCCGGCCTGGGCCGTGTGCGCCTGGAGGCAGCGGTAGGTCGCTCCGCCGTACGTCACGGTGGCGCCGACGGCGTACGACGTACCGGCTGCCCAGGTGCCGCCCGGCTGGTCGGTGGGCGGCGGTGTGGTGGGCGGGGTGGTCGGCGGAGTGCCGCCGCTGGTGACGAGCGTCAGCCCGTACGCCTGGAGGGCGGGGAGGAGCGGCTGGAAGTACGTCGTACCGCCGGCGGAGCAGTTGCCGGAGCCGCCGGAGGTGACGCCCTGCGCCTGGCTGCCGGAGATGTACGCGCCGCCGGAGTCGCCCGGTTCGGCGCAGACGGAGGTGCGGGTCACGCCGGAGATGGTGCCCTCCGGGTAGGTGACGCTGGTGTTGAGCTGCTGGATCGTGCCGCAGTGCCAGCCGGTGGTGGACCCGGAGCGGCAGACCGAGGCGCCGACGACGGACGGGGTGGAGCCGGTGACGGTCACGTCGCCGCGCCCGTAGCCGTTGACCAGGGGCCGCGGCACCCAGTTGGCGTTGGTGGCCACCCAGGCGTAGTCACGGCCGGGGAAGGTCGACCCCTGGAAGGTGCCCTGGGCCTGCTGGTTGACGCCGTTGGTGGTGGTGCCGGCCCGGCCGCAGTGGCCGGCGGTGACGAAGCCGTTCTGGGTGGAGCCGCGCGTCACCGAGAAGCCGACGGAACAGCGGCCTCCGCCGCCCATGTAGTACGCGTCGCCGCCGCGGATGTCCGCGAGGGCGCGGGGCCGCTCGGTGGTGCGGGCGACGGTGACCAGTTGGTCGCCGACCCCGGCGGCCCTGACGAACGCCTCGGCGGCGGAGGTGCTCGCTCCGTTCACCACGACCCGGTTGGCCGCGACATCGACGTACCAGACGGGCACGTTCTTCGGGGTCTTGGCCAGCGCCGCCTTGTCGAGGGCGGCCTTGGCCGCTTCGAGCCGGTCCAGGCTGTGGCCGACGACCACCGCCTTCGCGCCCGCCTCGGTGATGAGGGCGGCCTCCGAGGCGTCGGTCGTGGCGACGGTGAGGTCCGCCGTGTCCCCGCTGACGCGGGCCCCGGCGAAGCTGGTGCCGAGGGACTTCTCCAGGCCGGCTGCGATGGCGGCGGCGCGGTACTCGCCCGCTATCCGGGTCCTGGCGGCCTCCGCGTCGAGTCCGAGGTCGCGCTCCATGGCGGCCAGCAGGCCGGGCGAGAGGCTGTCGGCGGAGGCGGCCGGGGCGGTGACCGCCGGAGGACCTGCGGACGCCACTCCGGTCAGTCCCGCGAGGGCGAGCGCACCCACGGCCACCGTGGCGGTTGCGGTGGCGAGCACGCGTCTGCGGAGGTTGGTGTTCTCCACGTAACTCTCCTTGTTTCAGGGGGGTGTCCGGGTCCGGTGGGGGTTGGTCCGGACCAAGGAATTGCCGACACCGTAGCCGCGCGCGGACCGGGCACAGGAGATCTCGTTCACCCCCTCCTCCCGCGTTATGGGGCCTCCCGCGCCATGAGGGGCCTGCCGCGCCGTGGGGGGCCCACGGGCCCGCCTCGCCGCGTGAAGGCGCACGAAGCCACCCGATCCCTCCCTTTCGCCGGTACGCCCGGGTAGGTTCGGCCCCATGCACACAGGGCAACTTCTGGGCTCGGGACGCACCGCCGACGTATACGAACTCGACGGCTCCTGGGTCCTTCGCCGCTACCGCGACCGCTCCGACACCACGGAGGAGCTGGCCGTGATGTCGTACGTCCGCGCCTTCGGGTACCCGGTGCCGCGCATCGGCCCGCCCACCGACGGCGCCCGCTCCACCGACCTGGTGCTCCAGCGGCTGGCCGGCCCGACCATGTCCGAGGCCCTGCTGGCG
This DNA window, taken from Streptomyces griseus subsp. griseus, encodes the following:
- a CDS encoding carbohydrate-binding protein translates to MENTNLRRRVLATATATVAVGALALAGLTGVASAGPPAVTAPAASADSLSPGLLAAMERDLGLDAEAARTRIAGEYRAAAIAAGLEKSLGTSFAGARVSGDTADLTVATTDASEAALITEAGAKAVVVGHSLDRLEAAKAALDKAALAKTPKNVPVWYVDVAANRVVVNGASTSAAEAFVRAAGVGDQLVTVARTTERPRALADIRGGDAYYMGGGGRCSVGFSVTRGSTQNGFVTAGHCGRAGTTTNGVNQQAQGTFQGSTFPGRDYAWVATNANWVPRPLVNGYGRGDVTVTGSTPSVVGASVCRSGSTTGWHCGTIQQLNTSVTYPEGTISGVTRTSVCAEPGDSGGAYISGSQAQGVTSGGSGNCSAGGTTYFQPLLPALQAYGLTLVTSGGTPPTTPPTTPPPTDQPGGTWAAGTSYAVGATVTYGGATYRCLQAHTAQAGWTPAAVPALWQRV
- a CDS encoding carbohydrate-binding protein, which gives rise to MTPQKDNATPHEPNASEEATTSDTASADPRRISRKGLLKAAIVASAAPLLAGGGVALARDAAPSDGGALPAPTPQCDDGDDPTPPQMEGPYFKPDSPRRTSLVTPGTPGVPLTVSGYVFGRACRPVSGALLDFWQADTNGSYDMAQYGFRGHQFTGADGAFSLTTIVPGLYPGRTRHIHVKAQAPGGRILTTQLYFPGEPRNNTDALFDPRLLMNVRSVGNGRQGTFDFVLDVAQTPGPSDPPTSPPTDPPGGTWTPGTSYRAGDRVTYGGVAYRCRQAHQSLTGWEPPHVPALWERG